The DNA region ACGGAGCTGGAAGGGTATCGGATTGCGACTGTCTGCTGCGACTATGGCGGTGTCCAACAGCGATGGTTGGTGGTCGAAAGCCAGAAACGCAAACAGGCTGACCTCAAGAAGTTAGATAAAACCTTGACCCAGGCAACCGCCCATTGGCAATCGCAATTACGACAATTATGCGCTCAAGAATTTGCTTGCGAAGCTGATGCGATAGCCGCACTCGAAAAATTTGGACAGAAGCTACCGTGGCATCAACTGGATGGAATGGGTGTGAAGCAAACGGTGCACTATGACAAACCGGGTAAGCCCAAACGGGGTCATCCTCCCAGTCGCATTACCTATCACCCTCAAGCCTCGTTAACTTTGAATACTACGGTTGTGGCCAGACATCAGCAACGGGCTGGGCGCTTCATTCTGGCAACCAATGTTCTCGAGTCTGAGCAATTAAGCGCGCAACAGGCGCTGGAGGAATACAAAGGGCAACAAGGGAATGAGCGGGGCTTTCGGTTTCTCAAAGACCCTCTGTTCTTTGCTTCCAGTGTCTTCCTCAAATCCCCAGAACGGATCATGGCACTTGCTATGATCATGGGCTTGTGCTTGCTCGTGTACAACTTGGGCCAACGCCAACTCCGTCAAGCACTTCAGCAGGCCAACCAAACCTTGCCCAACCAGCTTGGCAAAGGCACTCAACGCCCGACCCTACGTTGGGTCTTTCAGTGTTTTATCCCACTTTCCGCCCTTTAAGTGTCACACTCAAACATTTAACCCTGAAAGCCTTGCTGAGCAAAGAATATGAGGCTATTAGTTCGCATGAACCATTAGAGCGCAGTTGAGAATAGATGCTGTTTATTGAGATAAATCTCTGGCCAAGGCTTCTGGGAGTCCGTGGCTGCGTCGTTAATCCCTGATGTGCCAGTTGAAAGTGCGGAATGTGGGTTTTATGGCAGTGCATTATGTCGTGCTCAATGGGGTTCAGCAAGTGGTCAATCTCACTGACGATCGCCGCCATATTCTCCAATTTTTCGGTTCTGCCTGTCGGCGGTATTACTTACTTTGTTGAGGACAATCTTAATCCTATTGTGCCAGTTGGAAGTGCGGAATGTGAGTTCTAGGAAAGGCTTTCGGGATCTCGTTCAATGGAACCAGTGCCTATAACGCGCCGGAGCTAGTTAATCTGGGGAGGGGAGAGCGGGTGGTCGGTTTCAGAATTTTCCACGGCACTCCCGATTGAATTGCGGTTGCGACGGCGTTCCCGCTCTTCGTGCCAGCGTAGACCCAGAAAGCATGCGACTGTAAGCATCTGACCTGGCTCTTCCATCTGGGTAAAGATGCATCCCATAATTGCTGTGGAAAGGAGTAAGAACTTGCAAAAATCGTCTACACAAACCCTGCGCCACACGATCGAACTCAGGTATAAATAGGCACCCAGGCCAACGGGACCTAAATCTCCCCAGAGACCCACCCAGGTGTACATTGGGGAGAACATTGTTGAATCCTTAAACAACCATCCAGCTGGCGATTTTATCAGTTGCCAAAATGCTTCACTAGCCGGATGGATTGTAGCACCCAGGGGAATAAGCAGATTCTGAAAATTAGGATCCCTCAAAAACCACCCACCCAAGCGGGTGGCCGTATGGCCTGGACCAAGACCAAACAAATAATTAAGCGGAGTTGTGAAGTAAGCAGGAATGATGCGAAATCCAGCCGTCTTAAGTAGCGTTGCTTGCCCATCGGGACCATAGAGGTTTTGATCGGCTCGGGCGGTCGTAAAATTTCGATAGGGATCTAAAAATTCCCAGTCTGTCTCAACGAGTGCCCAGGAAAATATAGCAAGTATCAGGACTACAGGAATCAAATATAAAAATATCTTTAGTGGTTTTTCCAGGTTTGTCCAAACCACTAGTAGCCATCCTATAAACATTTGTACGAATGTTTGTTTTGAATCGGATACATAGGTTTGGTAAATGGCTGCTATGATGACGGCAATCCGGAGCCAGCGAGGAACGGTTTTGAATGTGTTGAAGAAATAAAAGGCAAAATATAGGGAAACGGTAGCTGAAATATAGTTTCCAGCACTGCCACCGGGTGAGGCAAAAACACCGGCAGTATTGTCTGAAAGAAGTTGTCCTCCTCTAGCTGCAGGATAAATGCCAATCGGAATAAGGACATTTTGAGCCAGTGCCAATATTAAGTTAAATAGGCAAAATCCCGCGAACCAACGCCTAAATTTCTCTAGATTCTCACCCACTAAAGGAACCGCCATCATTGCAATCAGAAACAGAAAGGGTTCCCCTAAAAACATTAACTGTAGAAAAACATTGATTATTCCTGCATCATTGATTAACGCACTCGCAGTCGTACAGGCAACCAGAACTCCAAAGCCAACTATTAACTCCCCAACGATCGCAATTTGTTTCTGGTCTTTAATTCGTGTTGTAAATAATACAATGCCGACAATTATTGGAATGACGATAAAGTGAGCAAAATTAAGGGGGGAAGGGGCTCCAAAGTAGGTGAAGAGACGGGGGAAAAAAACCGTAGCAAATCCAATGAGGAGTAGTTTAGAATTCCTAACTACTCCCTTTTTTAAGGGGACAGCTACTTGAGAGGGTACTTCAGAGGTCATAAGTATATTTCAACAGTCAAGGAAGCTCATAACCGATCAATGAAAATTGGATGATTAAACTGAGGCATAGAAGTTTAAAAGCTGCTGAGCCACACTCGCTTTCGAAAAGCGAGGCTCAACTGAGGGATGTTTAGCACCGGGTTGTTCAAGAGTAGCAGCCATCACTTCCGCGAGATTAATGACGGACTTGTCCCCCAGTTCGAAATAGGCGCAATTGGCAGAACCAACTTCTTGAAAAATGGGAATATTTGAACAAACAACCCTGGGGGATAAGGATAAAGCTTCGACCAGAGGCAGACAAAAGCCTTCAGTCGATGAGGGAATAACAAAAAGTTCACAGTGCTTGTAGAGCCAGCACAATTCGTTATTGTCAATCGAAGAGAGCAAGAGAGTCTGCTCCTGCAAAGCTAGAGATTGAATTTGATGGAGAAGAGTCTCTGTTTCAGGCCCAGGACTACCAACGATCAACAATTTGGTGGAAGACTTCAGAATACCATTCTGCCGCAAGGTGTGATAAGCATGGATCAATAAATCCAAGTTCTTGTTTTTCCGATGCTGGCCAACGCAGAGAATAAATCTCAAATCTTCCTCGGAAGCAATTTTTTCAGGGATTCTAGGCTTAACGTGGCTAAAATCTACGTAATTGTAGATGACCGTGATTGGCCGGCGGGCATGAATGGCTGGGAAATAATGCTGAAGAGAGTTCAAAGTAGTTTGGGAAACACAGGACAGGCCAGTACTTTGATACACACATTGCCTTAAGAACCAGCGGTTAAACCAAACCTGAGGATAGCCAAAATTCTCTGGACATTCATAGGGATAGAGGTCATGAATAGTTGTTACGACAGGTGCCTCAAACCACTGGCGAACAAATGGAAATGGAAAGGATAGGTGAATGATATCCGGCTGGAGTCGAGCGGCAAGTCGGGGTAGTCCAAACAGGAACCAAAAGTTTCTTGCGAGGGAACTGTTTTTAATAGATATAGTAGTTATATTGATTTTGGGTGAAGAAAGTTGGAATGCCTCTTCAAAGTACTTTTTTTGCCAGTCACCTATAATTAAAGTCACCTTGGTAACTTGATCAGTTTCAGCCAAACATTGGGCCAAATTAGCGGCATGCCTGCAAACGCCTGTCGGTGTGGAAGGTCGGTGTAATGCCGGGATTAAAATATGCATCAGGAGCTAAATAGTTGAGAGAGCCGTTTTAATTGGTTCATATATCTACCTGCTTAGTTCTATCTGCGATTCAATATCTTTAGTAAGAGCAAGCGCAATGTTTTCAATTGATCGTTCTACATAATGACTTTCAAATGCTGTGTTCTCAAGAGGAGGAACTAATTCGAGCGCTTGTTTTATTGCCATTTCCAGGTCTGATTCATCATCATAAAGTATTCCAACTTGAGTCGGATAGTTGAGTTGATGGCTCATCATAGGGAAATTTGGACAGACAACATAAGTTCTGGTGCCAATTGCATCTGCGGCAACACCGCTGGTTCTGTAGAAGTACTTTGATTCTTCATAATTCAGCACGATAATGTCACACGATGTCAAAACGGCAAAGTAGTTGTCTTTGCTAGATGTATTAACTAACTCCGCTTCATCCAAATTTATCTGACTGAAAGATGAGAAATCATTTGTTCCAATGATGAGTAAAAAATCCAGCTTTTTTTGAAGCTTGAGTAACAGATTCAACGTCCTACCAGATTTCTTCTCTTGTCGTACTCTTCCAACAAGTCCAACCTTTTTCTTTTTAATCTTATTACTATTGAGTTGGATAATCGCTGCATCACTAATGAATAAGCTGGATGGATCTATCCTCTCAACCGGAAACCGAAAAGATATGTGTTGATCAATCTCTTGCTCGCTGAATCCAAGATTCTTCAAAGGCGATAATGATCCCTCATTCACCAGATATCTATAGCCAAAGAGATGGTAAATCTTAAACATCAATCTGAGAATTGGATTGTAAAAGGCTTGTTGAACGTTATGATGCTCTA from Leptodesmis sichuanensis A121 includes:
- a CDS encoding glycosyltransferase family 4 protein, yielding MHILIPALHRPSTPTGVCRHAANLAQCLAETDQVTKVTLIIGDWQKKYFEEAFQLSSPKINITTISIKNSSLARNFWFLFGLPRLAARLQPDIIHLSFPFPFVRQWFEAPVVTTIHDLYPYECPENFGYPQVWFNRWFLRQCVYQSTGLSCVSQTTLNSLQHYFPAIHARRPITVIYNYVDFSHVKPRIPEKIASEEDLRFILCVGQHRKNKNLDLLIHAYHTLRQNGILKSSTKLLIVGSPGPETETLLHQIQSLALQEQTLLLSSIDNNELCWLYKHCELFVIPSSTEGFCLPLVEALSLSPRVVCSNIPIFQEVGSANCAYFELGDKSVINLAEVMAATLEQPGAKHPSVEPRFSKASVAQQLLNFYASV